A genome region from Tolypothrix sp. PCC 7712 includes the following:
- a CDS encoding diflavin flavoprotein, with translation MNLLTKAPQTLASPGLLTIETVEIAPQTTAIRCLDWDRERFDIEFGLRNGTTYNSFLIQDEKIALVDTSHRKFEQLYLELLTGIIDPTKIDYLIVSHTEPDHSALVKDILQLAPNITIVAAKVAIQFLENMIHQPFKSIQVKSGQRLALGDGHELEFISAPNLHWPDTILTYDHKTGILYTCDVFGMHYCDDHTYDENFNVIEDDFKYYYDCLMGPNARSVLAALKRIENLEIGTVATGHGPLLKNYIPEWLGRYQNWSLEQAKTEKLVALFYAEDYGYSEHLVRTIAHGCTRTGVAVELVDINSAEPQEVRELVGQAAGLIISMPAQNAVNAQAAISTILAAAHNKQSIGLLESGGGEDEPVYPLRNKFQELGLTEAFPPILVKESPTASLEQLCDEAGTDMGQWLTRDRTIKQIKSINTNLEKALGRISNGLYIITAKKGEVQSAMFASWVTQASLNPLGVAIAVSKDRAIESLMHVGDRFVLNVLEEGNYQGLMKHFLKRFPPGGDRFAGIKTYPANNGSPILAEALAYMECEITSRIDCGDHWIIYSTVQTGRVAKVNALTAVHHRKIGNHY, from the coding sequence ATGAACTTACTTACAAAAGCCCCACAAACGCTTGCTTCTCCCGGACTATTGACAATTGAAACTGTAGAAATTGCACCACAAACAACCGCTATTCGTTGTCTGGACTGGGATAGAGAACGCTTTGATATTGAATTTGGCTTACGTAATGGAACAACCTATAATTCTTTTTTAATTCAGGATGAAAAAATTGCTTTGGTTGATACTTCCCATCGCAAATTTGAGCAATTATATCTAGAATTGCTAACAGGAATCATTGACCCCACAAAAATAGATTACTTAATTGTCAGCCACACCGAACCCGATCATAGTGCTTTAGTTAAAGACATCTTACAATTAGCTCCCAATATCACCATTGTGGCAGCGAAGGTGGCAATTCAATTTCTGGAAAACATGATTCACCAGCCATTTAAATCTATCCAGGTGAAGAGTGGACAGCGTTTAGCATTAGGAGATGGGCACGAATTAGAATTTATCTCTGCGCCTAACTTACATTGGCCTGACACAATTTTGACTTACGACCATAAAACAGGCATTCTCTACACCTGCGATGTATTTGGAATGCACTACTGCGACGATCACACCTATGATGAGAATTTTAATGTGATCGAAGATGATTTTAAATATTACTATGATTGTTTAATGGGGCCGAATGCCCGCTCTGTATTAGCAGCTTTAAAGCGGATTGAAAATTTAGAGATTGGTACAGTTGCTACCGGACACGGGCCTTTACTGAAAAACTATATTCCCGAATGGCTGGGACGGTATCAAAACTGGAGCTTAGAACAAGCAAAAACTGAGAAATTAGTGGCGCTATTTTATGCCGAAGATTACGGCTATAGCGAACATTTAGTAAGAACCATCGCGCATGGCTGTACAAGAACAGGTGTAGCAGTAGAATTAGTTGATATCAACAGCGCCGAACCACAAGAAGTCCGGGAATTAGTAGGACAAGCTGCTGGGTTAATTATTAGTATGCCTGCCCAAAATGCAGTTAATGCTCAAGCGGCAATTAGCACAATTTTAGCGGCGGCTCATAATAAACAAAGCATTGGTTTATTAGAATCTGGTGGTGGCGAAGATGAACCAGTTTATCCCCTACGCAACAAATTTCAGGAATTAGGATTAACAGAAGCCTTCCCCCCAATTTTAGTTAAAGAAAGTCCCACTGCTTCCCTAGAACAATTGTGTGATGAAGCGGGTACAGATATGGGTCAATGGTTAACCCGCGATCGCACTATCAAACAAATCAAATCCATCAACACCAATTTAGAAAAAGCCTTAGGCAGAATTAGCAACGGACTCTACATTATTACTGCCAAAAAAGGAGAAGTTCAAAGCGCAATGTTCGCTTCTTGGGTAACTCAAGCCAGCTTAAATCCTTTAGGAGTAGCGATCGCAGTCTCCAAAGACCGCGCTATTGAATCATTAATGCACGTAGGCGATCGCTTTGTTCTTAATGTTTTAGAAGAAGGCAATTACCAAGGCTTAATGAAACATTTCCTCAAGCGCTTCCCCCCTGGTGGCGATCGCTTTGCCGGAATCAAAACCTATCCAGCCAACAATGGCTCCCCCATTTTAGCCGAAGCCTTAGCCTACATGGAATGCGAAATCACCAGCCGCATAGATTGTGGCGATCATTGGATTATTTACAGCACAGTCCAAACCGGACGAGTTGCCAAAGTCAACGCCCTCACCGCCGTCCACCACCGCAAAATTGGCAATCATTACTAA
- a CDS encoding zinc-dependent metalloprotease: MKYWIRKLVICIFFVYHWLLGTNYAAANQLANIDVPQFHAVTAVENIASADNIFIDSRREDLRRFREIVKATEKLEGLFTLYRSHEEGRTYWEIKPEQLNKNYLATVTLESGLGESGIYSGLPITDFLFYFRRVNHNLHFVVRNVKFRTEEGEPEQRSLARSFSDSVLYALPIDTIDPRSKNILINLDDLLMQDFPGLTPILKYSLQADYRLEPSKSYFGDINSLPENLEIDSIYGFYSPEGANLVTLPDSRALSLKVHYSFSQLPENNGYIPRLADDRVGYFITAFQDFSHHKSHDPFVRYINRWHLEPSDPNAPLSPPKQPIVFWIENAVPLEYRDAIREGVLMWNKAFTKAGFQNAIEVRQMPDDADWYPADVRYNTIRWFNSLDAGFAKGPTRVNPFTGEILDADIIVDANMVRSIQQEYRAYAESGNSKNKLDGCDVAGFQRDSELCYGREATNQAAIGALALSLLPDTTPTSAAMQEYVQQYLRSLIAHEVGHTLGLRHNFHGSTMLAPQELNNTEITHSKGLAGSVMDYLPVNIAPMGVEQGDYFPGMIGPYDEWAIEYGYKINPEATTDAMLPEAEKSFLEKIALASPQPELSYATDEDIWDINPLANLWDMSSDVLIYSQWQMDNARVMWERLDQRYLSPGESYSNLRALFNRVLRYYFRNATLVSQYIGGQSFRRVHAGDETSWAFVPVSLEKQRQALAKLQEYVFAEDAFNFSPQLLNQLAPSRWQHWGNPIPNDRLDYPLHDRILKFQSRVLRSLLNSDRLSRLQDIELKTQPGEALSIPELFETLQQGIWTEVFTSTEPKPISSLRRSLQREYLNILLEMMLRNTNTPEDGRTLAWYELRQLQTAVDNRLKDLGENIDISTLAHLQVTSDRITKALGGD, translated from the coding sequence ATGAAATACTGGATTAGGAAATTAGTAATCTGTATCTTTTTTGTCTATCACTGGTTATTAGGAACTAATTACGCAGCCGCCAATCAACTTGCCAATATAGATGTGCCGCAATTCCATGCAGTGACAGCAGTGGAAAATATCGCCAGTGCGGACAATATTTTTATTGATAGTAGAAGAGAAGATTTGCGGCGATTTCGTGAGATAGTTAAAGCCACAGAGAAATTAGAGGGATTGTTTACCCTTTACCGCAGCCATGAAGAGGGCAGAACTTATTGGGAAATTAAGCCAGAACAACTCAATAAAAATTACTTAGCGACAGTCACATTAGAATCGGGATTAGGGGAAAGTGGGATTTATAGTGGATTACCCATAACTGATTTTCTCTTCTATTTCCGACGAGTCAATCACAATTTGCACTTTGTAGTGCGGAATGTGAAATTTCGTACAGAAGAAGGTGAACCAGAACAGCGATCGCTTGCTCGTTCTTTTAGCGATTCGGTTCTCTATGCATTGCCAATCGACACTATAGATCCGCGTAGTAAAAATATTCTGATTAACCTGGATGACTTACTCATGCAGGATTTCCCAGGTTTAACTCCTATATTGAAATACTCTTTACAGGCTGATTACCGCTTAGAACCCAGCAAGTCTTATTTTGGCGATATTAACAGCTTACCGGAAAATCTAGAGATTGATTCTATTTACGGTTTTTACTCACCAGAAGGTGCAAATTTAGTTACTTTACCCGATAGCCGCGCACTTTCTTTAAAAGTACATTATAGTTTTTCCCAACTGCCAGAAAACAACGGTTATATTCCTAGACTCGCTGATGATAGAGTGGGATATTTTATTACCGCATTCCAAGATTTTTCTCATCACAAGAGTCACGATCCATTTGTACGTTATATTAATCGTTGGCATCTAGAACCATCCGACCCCAACGCACCTTTATCGCCACCGAAACAGCCGATTGTATTTTGGATTGAAAATGCTGTACCCCTAGAATACCGTGACGCAATCCGCGAAGGTGTGCTGATGTGGAATAAAGCATTCACCAAAGCCGGATTCCAAAACGCCATTGAAGTGCGACAAATGCCAGATGATGCTGATTGGTATCCCGCAGATGTGCGTTACAACACTATTCGTTGGTTTAATTCTTTAGATGCAGGTTTTGCCAAAGGGCCGACACGTGTTAACCCATTTACCGGGGAAATACTGGACGCAGATATTATTGTTGATGCGAATATGGTGCGCTCAATTCAGCAAGAATATCGCGCCTACGCAGAGTCAGGGAATAGCAAAAATAAATTAGATGGTTGTGATGTCGCAGGTTTTCAGAGAGATTCGGAACTCTGTTATGGAAGGGAAGCGACAAATCAAGCCGCTATTGGGGCGTTGGCGTTGTCATTGTTGCCTGACACGACACCAACTAGCGCAGCTATGCAGGAATATGTGCAGCAATATTTGCGTTCTTTAATTGCCCATGAAGTCGGGCATACTTTGGGCTTACGTCATAATTTTCACGGCAGCACCATGTTAGCGCCCCAAGAATTAAATAACACCGAAATCACCCACAGCAAAGGTTTAGCGGGTTCGGTGATGGATTATTTACCCGTGAATATCGCACCGATGGGTGTAGAACAAGGTGATTATTTCCCTGGGATGATTGGCCCTTATGATGAATGGGCAATTGAGTATGGTTATAAAATCAACCCAGAAGCCACAACTGATGCGATGCTACCAGAAGCCGAAAAAAGCTTCTTAGAAAAGATTGCCCTAGCATCACCACAGCCAGAATTATCCTACGCTACAGATGAAGATATTTGGGATATTAACCCCCTAGCAAACCTCTGGGATATGAGTAGTGATGTACTAATATATTCCCAATGGCAAATGGATAACGCCCGTGTGATGTGGGAACGCCTCGATCAGCGTTATTTATCGCCTGGAGAAAGCTATAGTAATCTGCGCGCCTTATTTAATCGCGTCCTCAGATATTATTTTCGTAACGCTACCTTAGTTTCTCAATATATTGGTGGACAATCATTTCGGCGTGTTCATGCTGGTGATGAAACTTCCTGGGCTTTTGTACCAGTTTCTTTGGAAAAACAACGTCAAGCTTTAGCAAAGTTGCAAGAATATGTATTTGCTGAGGATGCTTTTAACTTCTCACCGCAATTACTCAATCAACTAGCACCATCACGCTGGCAACATTGGGGAAATCCTATCCCAAATGATCGCCTAGATTATCCCCTACATGATCGCATTTTAAAATTCCAAAGTCGAGTATTGCGATCGCTCCTCAATAGCGATCGCCTCAGTCGCCTGCAAGATATAGAATTAAAAACACAGCCTGGAGAAGCTCTTTCCATCCCGGAACTATTTGAAACCTTACAACAAGGTATCTGGACAGAAGTTTTCACTTCTACAGAACCAAAACCCATTTCTAGCCTGCGCCGTTCCTTACAACGCGAATATCTCAATATCTTGCTAGAAATGATGTTGCGAAATACCAACACACCAGAAGACGGACGCACATTAGCTTGGTACGAATTGCGTCAACTGCAAACCGCAGTTGACAACAGGCTCAAAGACTTGGGCGAAAACATTGATATTTCCACATTAGCCCATTTGCAAGTCACGAGCGATCGCATCACTAAAGCATTAGGGGGGGACTAG
- a CDS encoding CU044_2847 family protein, translating to MSEVQRLIVKDDDQEYEIYVESKEAAEVPEDEEPGYRDILPTVKIQEFQSKIRNYAKLAVGAFKNIPDAEEVTVKFGIKLGGKTGIPFLTEGSAESNFEIEVKYNLAQKKP from the coding sequence ATGTCAGAAGTACAAAGGCTGATTGTCAAAGATGATGATCAAGAGTACGAAATCTATGTGGAATCTAAGGAAGCTGCTGAGGTTCCAGAAGATGAGGAACCTGGATACCGTGATATTTTACCTACAGTAAAAATTCAAGAGTTTCAGAGTAAGATTCGTAATTATGCCAAGTTAGCTGTTGGGGCTTTTAAGAATATACCTGACGCAGAAGAGGTCACTGTTAAATTTGGTATCAAGTTGGGTGGGAAAACGGGGATTCCGTTTTTAACTGAGGGTTCGGCGGAAAGTAATTTTGAAATCGAAGTTAAGTATAATTTGGCGCAGAAGAAGCCATAA
- a CDS encoding caspase family protein, with translation MARYALVIGIAKYDNFTNLPKAVDDAEKIAQLLKEHGRFDVQPLPGKLIETENCSSVTADKKLLGKELGQVLRMFLLEKAKGSEALIYFAGHGFEAPSLTGEPKGYLATSDCHKDGQNAIATLLKLLTSVSAIRTWGERKKGVGE, from the coding sequence ATGGCTCGATATGCCCTAGTAATTGGCATTGCCAAGTATGACAACTTCACAAATCTACCAAAAGCTGTTGATGATGCAGAAAAAATCGCACAGCTATTAAAAGAACACGGTCGCTTTGATGTGCAGCCGTTACCTGGTAAATTAATCGAGACTGAAAATTGCTCTTCAGTCACTGCTGATAAAAAATTACTGGGTAAAGAACTCGGTCAAGTGCTGAGGATGTTTTTACTGGAGAAAGCCAAGGGTAGCGAAGCACTGATTTATTTCGCCGGACATGGATTTGAAGCACCCAGCCTGACAGGTGAACCGAAGGGGTATTTGGCTACTTCAGATTGTCATAAAGACGGGCAAAATGCGATCGCCACTCTATTGAAGCTTTTAACTTCAGTTTCCGCCATCAGAACTTGGGGTGAACGAAAAAAAGGTGTGGGAGAGTAG
- a CDS encoding helix-turn-helix domain-containing protein encodes MENETGMLKVECDRWNQSASILREEALKADHSRTRERLMALYEICNGKSATRVGEETGRNPQTVMEWVHRYNVSGMEALLYQHTGGHPPFFQQR; translated from the coding sequence GTGGAGAACGAAACAGGGATGCTCAAAGTGGAATGCGATCGCTGGAATCAAAGTGCCTCAATATTGAGAGAAGAAGCGTTAAAAGCAGATCATAGTCGTACCCGTGAGCGTTTAATGGCACTATATGAGATATGTAATGGAAAAAGCGCGACGCGGGTAGGTGAGGAAACAGGACGCAACCCTCAGACAGTAATGGAGTGGGTACATCGTTACAATGTTTCAGGTATGGAAGCGCTGTTGTATCAGCATACAGGTGGTCATCCCCCCTTTTTTCAGCAGAGATAG
- a CDS encoding geranylgeranyl reductase family protein yields the protein MYDCIIVGAGPSGGTAAYHLAKRGHSVLILEKESLPRYKPCGGGVSPIIAQWFDFDFSPAISVKVDSLRFTWNLEDPVEAKIPNKEPIWMVRRDVFDHFLVQQAQKQGAELKDKTEVTGIEFQGDAWQVNTANGPVTGRYLIAADGAKGPMAKWLGFKDRKRHLAGALEAEVPADVENTSIAHFEFGMVKNGYIWNFPKADGYSLGVGTFIGGAPQDFKKILDDYSQSFNVDVKICKQYGHPICLWNGNQKLHTQNAILAGEAACVVDPMTAEGIRPSIFSGLLAANAINEALAGDINSLEAYTNAINEQWGTEMAWAQKLANAFYRFPKIGYKVGVKSPTGAQTMGRILCGELRYADVASRALKRLIPGFGG from the coding sequence ATGTACGATTGTATCATCGTTGGAGCCGGGCCATCTGGTGGAACAGCCGCGTATCATTTAGCCAAGCGGGGTCACTCAGTATTAATTTTAGAAAAAGAATCCTTGCCAAGATACAAACCCTGTGGTGGTGGGGTATCCCCAATAATTGCTCAATGGTTTGACTTTGATTTTAGCCCAGCAATTTCGGTGAAAGTAGACTCTTTACGCTTTACCTGGAACTTGGAAGACCCTGTAGAAGCGAAAATACCCAATAAAGAACCGATTTGGATGGTGCGGCGAGATGTTTTTGATCATTTTTTAGTTCAGCAAGCCCAGAAGCAAGGGGCAGAACTCAAAGATAAAACTGAGGTAACTGGTATTGAGTTTCAAGGTGATGCTTGGCAGGTGAACACCGCCAACGGCCCAGTTACAGGTCGTTACTTAATCGCGGCTGACGGTGCTAAAGGGCCAATGGCAAAATGGCTAGGTTTTAAAGACCGCAAACGTCACTTAGCAGGCGCTTTAGAGGCAGAAGTTCCCGCCGATGTTGAGAATACATCAATAGCTCATTTTGAGTTTGGGATGGTCAAAAATGGCTATATTTGGAACTTTCCCAAGGCTGATGGTTATTCTCTTGGTGTTGGTACTTTTATTGGTGGCGCACCCCAAGATTTTAAGAAAATTTTGGATGATTACTCTCAATCTTTTAATGTAGATGTCAAAATTTGCAAGCAATATGGTCATCCTATTTGCTTGTGGAATGGTAATCAAAAGCTACATACTCAAAATGCAATTTTGGCTGGGGAAGCAGCTTGTGTAGTTGACCCAATGACAGCAGAGGGTATTCGTCCTTCGATTTTTAGCGGATTGCTAGCAGCCAACGCTATTAATGAGGCACTTGCAGGCGATATCAATTCTTTAGAAGCATATACCAATGCTATTAACGAACAATGGGGTACAGAAATGGCATGGGCACAAAAATTAGCTAATGCATTTTATCGGTTCCCCAAAATTGGTTACAAAGTAGGCGTTAAAAGCCCCACTGGTGCCCAAACTATGGGTAGAATTCTATGCGGCGAATTGCGCTATGCCGATGTTGCAAGCCGGGCGCTGAAGCGGCTGATTCCGGGGTTTGGGGGGTAG
- a CDS encoding DUF3370 domain-containing protein yields MPANKPQYQLTAPICLFLLGTALSQTLTYATLNSKPNSHNSAVVAQNSPKPAPQEVVQEGEVRALPGKLDNIPVFNSNSPEWIKNEGILLSTFPPQGKKVSAAHLNFPFSGRFDLFAHHYTHTPKDLQTLYLGVIVNNPGKQAVTVDVLQAASYLMQDAPFVTLGPYIDNNDGKAFSGPGDRAAGDVLRGVRQADFPAKLVIPPGQSRMLLNHPIPVKNLEKPVNGRSSFMRLRSSGKVYTASLAMFAKKNADGSDRAPTLTEWQALLNNGNFAGPRDKTPTPPNATGGVLIYGRVAGVSQGSQWQASLTDNPKAQTLTIPQPGKAISYPIATLKGGRLGSEQNQTAKMLVRYPDTAYEAHGNYGVEYNLSLPLSNTTNQTQKVAITLETPLKEDKLAKGNLRFRKPSLDFPFFRGTVRLNYTDDQGQKQTRYVHLWHRTAQVLEPLLQVTLPPGSKKMVQIDLIYPPDSTPPQVLSVKTLAK; encoded by the coding sequence ATGCCAGCTAATAAGCCTCAATATCAACTGACTGCACCTATATGCTTATTTTTATTAGGAACTGCGTTGTCTCAAACTTTGACATATGCAACCTTAAACTCAAAACCTAACAGTCATAATTCCGCAGTCGTCGCCCAAAATTCTCCCAAGCCAGCACCTCAAGAAGTTGTACAAGAGGGAGAAGTACGGGCTTTACCTGGCAAACTCGATAATATTCCTGTATTTAATAGCAATAGCCCAGAATGGATTAAAAATGAGGGTATTTTGCTGTCTACGTTTCCCCCACAAGGGAAAAAAGTCTCGGCGGCGCATCTAAATTTTCCCTTTTCGGGACGCTTTGATTTATTTGCTCATCACTATACCCACACTCCCAAGGATTTACAGACGCTATACCTGGGTGTAATTGTGAATAATCCCGGTAAGCAAGCTGTAACAGTAGATGTATTGCAAGCGGCGAGTTATTTGATGCAGGATGCGCCGTTTGTAACGTTGGGGCCTTATATCGACAATAACGATGGTAAAGCTTTCTCAGGGCCAGGCGATCGCGCGGCTGGTGATGTATTGCGCGGGGTTCGCCAAGCTGATTTTCCGGCGAAGTTGGTAATTCCACCAGGACAAAGCCGAATGCTGCTGAATCATCCAATTCCGGTGAAAAATCTGGAAAAGCCTGTAAATGGTCGCTCTAGCTTTATGCGGCTGCGTAGTAGTGGCAAAGTCTATACAGCTAGTTTAGCAATGTTTGCGAAGAAAAACGCTGATGGAAGCGATCGCGCTCCTACCCTCACAGAATGGCAAGCTTTACTTAATAATGGTAACTTTGCCGGGCCACGAGACAAAACCCCTACTCCCCCAAATGCTACTGGTGGTGTGCTGATTTATGGGCGTGTAGCTGGTGTATCGCAGGGTTCGCAATGGCAAGCATCTCTTACAGATAACCCTAAAGCCCAAACTCTCACAATTCCGCAACCAGGTAAAGCGATTTCTTATCCTATTGCTACTCTTAAAGGCGGACGTTTAGGTAGCGAACAAAACCAAACTGCAAAAATGTTAGTCCGCTATCCAGATACCGCCTATGAAGCGCACGGTAATTATGGCGTGGAATATAACCTCAGCTTACCTTTGAGCAATACAACTAACCAAACCCAGAAAGTTGCTATTACCCTAGAAACACCATTAAAGGAAGATAAATTAGCCAAAGGAAATCTCCGTTTTCGCAAACCATCCTTAGATTTTCCCTTCTTCCGTGGTACAGTGCGGCTAAATTATACCGATGACCAAGGGCAAAAACAAACGCGTTATGTACATTTATGGCATAGAACCGCACAGGTTTTAGAACCCTTACTACAGGTGACGCTACCACCTGGAAGTAAAAAAATGGTACAGATAGATTTGATTTATCCCCCAGATTCAACACCACCACAGGTATTGAGTGTGAAAACGCTGGCGAAATAA
- a CDS encoding type II toxin-antitoxin system HicB family antitoxin, whose protein sequence is MRYTVLIEKGETSYGAYVPDLPGCVAVGETLEEVKRIIAEAIEFHIEGMLEEGLPVPHPANIAHEVEVLEPQR, encoded by the coding sequence ATGCGTTATACAGTCTTGATTGAAAAGGGAGAAACTAGCTACGGCGCTTATGTCCCCGATTTACCTGGTTGTGTAGCTGTGGGTGAAACTTTAGAAGAAGTTAAGCGGATAATTGCAGAAGCCATTGAATTTCATATCGAGGGAATGCTAGAAGAGGGTTTACCTGTTCCCCATCCTGCAAACATTGCTCATGAGGTAGAAGTTTTAGAGCCTCAAAGATAA
- a CDS encoding thylakoid membrane photosystem I accumulation factor, producing the protein MNGIKYRFLHKKSSWQRWVSKALVMLVCLFIINMQAASAGLKDDIYDGNIFVVYAGNGSLVPPRQTLAQTLAEHKPAFLAYYVDDSKDCKEYAITISRVQEFYGKVAEIIPISVDTIPAQKTYEPTEVGYYYSGAVPQVVVLDKSGKVLLNKQGQVPFEEIDDRFREVFDLLPRTESVQLKRRSFNEFSSELSK; encoded by the coding sequence ATGAATGGCATAAAGTATCGGTTTTTACATAAAAAATCTAGTTGGCAACGATGGGTTTCCAAAGCTTTAGTGATGCTTGTTTGCCTGTTCATTATCAATATGCAAGCAGCCTCTGCTGGTCTTAAAGATGACATTTATGATGGCAATATTTTCGTGGTTTATGCTGGTAATGGTTCACTGGTTCCACCGAGACAAACACTAGCACAGACTTTAGCAGAGCATAAACCAGCATTTTTGGCTTATTATGTTGACGACAGCAAAGATTGTAAGGAATATGCCATTACAATTTCACGAGTGCAAGAATTCTATGGTAAAGTCGCAGAGATTATCCCCATTAGTGTAGATACTATCCCTGCTCAAAAAACTTATGAACCTACGGAAGTAGGATATTACTACTCTGGTGCTGTTCCTCAAGTGGTGGTGTTAGATAAATCAGGTAAAGTACTTTTAAATAAGCAGGGTCAAGTTCCCTTTGAGGAAATCGACGATCGCTTTCGTGAAGTGTTTGATTTATTACCACGTACCGAATCAGTGCAGTTAAAACGGCGTTCTTTCAATGAGTTCAGTAGTGAGTTAAGTAAATAA